The following are from one region of the Lytechinus variegatus isolate NC3 chromosome 4, Lvar_3.0, whole genome shotgun sequence genome:
- the LOC121413442 gene encoding coiled-coil domain-containing protein 181-like codes for MEENGEERTMTPSIPESNDDATNEISQPGEPQTEEELERLIDKELEDVGKDESESPDEKEKRLDAQQREIDEELRKLREELEMDSTSPDDMGPEYDIAARVKQLNEELAKEGPIQEKKNRKVNFPENVISMAVPPEEYPEEKKDSEGEKEGESKADGQSVPVNGEGSDTPQAVREGWGTPENGTNRDAVAEQKQENAEAEKHIGSSSGQEDIELVSPSPSESLPNRTEGDSGKPSDTNTGVTEQSKVIDPPVAQHPVVNRHESLEDGATPQDNQKDTPPYDAPDGTVNSSDSGGVHASSSSDPNDLEVERLTFRPQVQNNRLVGQNNRQGEEMNATKGEGEEEFVLVERGGKFYHVHVSDLSPEERQFLGLQESPRQSDSNSQLPAVQPRPPQKPRPATATGGGARVGNQKPSPRRAMSAKTQKEYDRQDRHGAIYEEPFGNARSRYGMTPEQKEFRREQARLKMQRMREEKEREEQEKREKEELSESIFKAWVEKKKEEIAQQKKEERDRKRAELENKEERFPEEAFKAWLERKKNQKRAESNVKQQFSEEQKQAYFMRSREDCERAFREWKKSKNASLREARSMSRAEALETKKRARQSRKSRNLAKALEVAQNYRYTEYYGYRF; via the exons TCACCTGACGAGAAGGAGAAGAGACTTGATGCCCAGCAGAGGGAGATTGATGAAGAGCTTAGAAAACTCAGAGAGGAACTAGAGATGGACTCTACGTCTCCAGATGACATGGGTCCAGAGTATGACATCGCTGCACGTGTCAAGCAACTCAATGAGGAGTTGGCCAAAGAGGGTCCCATCcaggaaaagaaaaacaggaaagTTAACTTCCCGGAGAATGTCATTAGCATGGCTGTTCCACCTGAAGAATATCCAGAGGAGAAGAAAGATAgtgagggagagaaagaaggggAGAGCAAAGCGGATGGACAATCAGTGCCTGTGAATGGTGAAGGTTCGGATACACCCCAAGCAGTACGGGAAGGTTGGGGTACTCCAGAAAATGGGACGAACAGAGATGCAGTTGCTGAACAAAAGCAGGAAAATGCTGAAGCGGAGAAGCATATTGGTAGCAGTAGTGGACAAGAGGACATTGAGTTGGTGTCTCCCAGTCCTTCAGAATCTCTCCCAAATAGGACTGAGGGTGATTCTGGAAAGCCAAGTGATACAAACACTGGTGTTACTGAACAAAGTAAGGTTATTGATCCTCCGGTTGCTCAACATCCAGTTGTTAACAGGCATGAAAGCTTAGAGGATGGTGCCACTCCCCAGGACAATCAGAAGGACACACCGCCATATGATGCACCTGATGGGACTGTCAATAGTTCCGATAGTGGTGGTGTTCATGCAAGCAGCAGCAGTGATCCAAATGATCTGGAAGTGGAGAGATTGACTTTTAGGCCTCAAGTACAGAACAATAGACTGGTAGGCCAAAACAACAGGCAGGGAGAGGAGATGAACGCAACAAAGggagaaggggaagaagaatTTGTGCTTGTGGAGCGTGGTGGGAAGTTCTATCATGTGCACGTCAGTGACCTCAGTCCAGAGGAAAGACAATTTCTTGGGTTACAGGAGAGTCCTAGGCAATCAGACAGTAATTCTCAACTACCAGCGGTGCAGCCCAGGCCCCCTCAGAAACCACGCCCCGCAACAGCTACTGGAGGTGGGGCTAGGGTCGGAAACCAGAAGCCATCACCCCGACGAGCCATGTCGGCTAAAACTCAGAAGGAGTACGATCGACAAGATCGTCACGGGGCGATCTACGAGGAGCCTTTTGGGAATGCCCGTTCCAGGTATGGCATGACGCCGGAGCAGAAGGAGTTCAGACGAGAGCAGGCTCGCCTTAAGATGCAGAGGATGAGGGAggagaaggaaagagaagaacaggagaaaagggagaaagaagagtTGTCAGAATCAATCTTCAAGGCTTGggtggagaagaagaaggaggagatcGCTCAACAGAAGAAGGAAGAGAGGGACAGAAAAAGGGCAGAACTTGAAAACAAG GAGGAGAGGTTTCCAGAGGAGGCATTCAAAGCTTGGCTTGAGAGGAAAAAGAACCAGAAAAGAGCAGAATCTAACGTCAAACAGCAGTTTTCAGAGGAGCAGAAGCAGGCCTATTTCATGCGCAGCAGAGAAGATTGTGAGAGGGCTTTCAGGGA ATGGAAGAAGTCCAAGAATGCTAGTCTTCGAGAGGCCCGGTCCATGAGCCGTGCTGAGGCCCTGGAAACAAAGAAGAGGGCCCGCCAATCTCGCAAGTCACGAAACTTGGCCAAGGCACTTGAAGTGGCGCAGAACTACCGTTACACCGAGTACTATGGCTACAGGTTTTAG